The following proteins come from a genomic window of Syngnathus acus chromosome 15, fSynAcu1.2, whole genome shotgun sequence:
- the kcnq5a gene encoding potassium voltage-gated channel subfamily KQT member 4 isoform X7 — protein sequence MPRGHGGDESGGGGCGVGVVGSGIWLKTSPGRLARDFPPRDVEFGQTTMNHAVRTGVVAGDGLGPPGAADRRKHGARLSLLGKPLAYSAQGGRRNARYRWLQNYLYNVLERPREWAFVYHAFVFILVFGCLVLSVFSTIPAHQEFSSHCLLILEFVMIVVFGLEYIIRIWSAGCCCRYRGWQGRLRFARKPFCIIDIIVLIASVAVVSAGSQGNIFAASALRSLRFLQIVRMVRMDRRGGTWKLLGSVVYAHSKELVTAWYIGFLVLIFSSFLVYLVEKEENKDFATYADALWWGTITLTTIGYGDKTPQTWTGRLLSAGFALLGISFFALPAGILGSGFALKVQEQHRQKHFEKRRNPAASLIQAAWRLYSTDGARPYLHATWYHYQSALPPLRKEQGETAYSEGHRKFFRRYTRKYRSQKLSFKERVRLASPRGQSVKSRQASINDRQRCSPGNEAASGCGELIGQSPTKVQKSWSFNDRTRFRPSLRLKSQTRNTASDVDAGMTTEDSQDERGCHCDITAEDLSAPLKAVIRAVRIMSFHVAKKKFKETLRPYDVKDVIEQYSAGHLDMLCRIKSLQTRVDQILGKGQIAVDKRMRDKLNPDGDAHDGVSMLGRVCKVERQVSSIESKLDSLLDVYRHVLQRGPSALALSSLPLFELDRHRDSDYQTSILDRDPPSPQGSDSNAHPRGLRLILAPADSDEGPPDSAPPSYPPSTASLSPSPLLPPDSPYPTLVTPNGTRRAHFPDLPPPPPSAGGFTLQLPPVMHPSHLRCPVSDGVVAHRGGPGPSVVVGPGEKTGYVQLREKPGSKSDATWRRHVSLEVDPLLMLSPGDVPAAPDWGGALAKSLSMHNLNRHGGEGWSGSGLFICERTSATPGEHLDSDRNPAVEQDVLGSDFLDQSPHIQLA from the exons ATGCCGAGGGGTCACGGCGGCGAcgagagcggcggcggcggttgTGGTGTCGGTGTTGTCGGTTCCGGAATCTGGCTCAAGACTTCCCCGGGACGCCTGGCGCGGGACTTCCCCCCGAGGGATGTGGAGTTCGGCCAGACGACGATGAACCACGCGGTTCGGACAGGAGTCGTGGCCGGGGATGGGCTTGGGCCGCCCGGTGCCGCCGACCGGAGGAAGCATGGCGCCCGGCTCAGCCTGCTGGGCAAGCCGCTGGCGTACAGCGCGCAGGGCGGCCGGAGGAACGCGCGCTACCGTTGGCTCCAGAACTACCTGTACAACGTCTTGGAGAGACCCCGAGAGTGGGCGTTCGTCTACCACGCTTTTGT GTTCATCCTGGTGTTTGGATGCTTGGTGCTGTCCGTGTTTTCCACCATTCCTGCTCACCAGGAATTCTCCTCGCACTGTCTTCTCATTCTG GAGTTTGTGATGATCGTCGTGTTTGGTCTGGAGTACATCATCCGAATATGGAGCGCCGGCTGCTGCTGTCGCTACCGAGGCTGGCAAGGACGCCTCCGCTTTGCCCGGAAGCCATTTTGTATCATCG ACATCATCGTGCTGATCGCCTCCGTCGCCGTGGTTTCCGCCGGCAGCCAGGGCAACATCTTCGCCGCCTCGGCCCTGCGCAGCCTCCGCTTCCTCCAGATCGTGCGCATGGTGCGCATGGACCGGCGGGGAGGGACCTGGAAGCTGCTGGGCTCTGTCGTCTACGCGCATAGCAAG GAGCTGGTGACAGCGTGGTACATCGGCTTCCTGGTGCTcatcttctcctccttccttGTCTACCTGGTGgagaaagaggaaaacaaGGACTTTGCCACCTATGCCGATGCTCTTTGGTGGGGCACG ATCACTCTAACCACCATCGGCTACGGTGATAAGACGCCGCAAACTTGGACTGGGAGGTTGTTGTCTGCCGGCTTTGCTCTCCTGGGAATCTCCTTCTTTGCCTTGCCTGCT ggcATTCTGGGTTCAGGTTTTGCCCTAAAAGTGCAGGAGCAACATCGGCAGAAGCACTTTGAAAAGAGACGCAATCCTGCAGCCAGCCTCATCcag gCAGCTTGGCGTCTGTACTCCACTGATGGTGCTCGTCCCTACCTCCACGCCACATGGTATCACTACCAAAGCGCCCTCCCCCCCCTCAG GAAAGAGCAGGGCGAGACCGCATACAG TGAGGGTCACAGGAAATTCTTCCGAAGGTATACTAGGAAATACAGGAG TCAAAAGTTGAGCTTCAAGGAGCGAGTCCGCTTGGCAAGCCCGCGGGGGCAGAGCGTGAAGAGCCGCCAGGCGTCTATTAACGACCGCCAGCGCTGTTCCCCCGGCAACGAGGCTGCGAGCGGCTGTGGTGAGCTAATTGGCCAAAGCCCCACCAAAGTGCAAAAGAGCTGGAGCTTCAATGACCGCACACGGTTCCGACCCTCGCTCAGGCTCAAGAGCCAGACGCGCAACACAGCTTCAGACG TGGACGCTGGCATGACCACGGAAGATTCCCAGGACGAGCGAGGCTGCCACTGCGACATCACGGCCGAGGACTTGTCCGCTCCCCTTAAGGCCGTCATCAGAGCTGTCAG GATCATGAGTTTCCACGTGGCCAAAAAGAAGTTCAAGGAGACGCTGCGTCCGTACGACGTGAAAGACGTGATCGAGCAGTACTCTGCGGGACACCTGGACATGCTGTGTCGCATCAAAAGCCTTCAGACCAG GGTGGATCAAATCCTGGGCAAAGGCCAAATTGCCGTGGATAAGAGGATGAGGGACAAACTGAACCCGGACGGAGATGCCCACGATGGCGTCAGCATGCTGGGCCGTGTATGTAAAGtggagaggcag GTTTCCTCCATCGAGTCCAAATTAGACTCCCTTCTGGACGTGTACCGCCATGTCCTGCAGCGTGGTCCGTCTGCTTTGGCCCTATCCTCGCTGCCGCTTTTCGAGCTGGACCGCCACCGTGACTCCGACTACCAGACCTCCATCCTGGACCGAGACCCGCCTTCCCCGCAGGGAAGCGACAGCAACGCCCACCCGAGGGGTCTTCGGCTCATCCTGGCCCCGGCCGACAGCGATGAGGGTCCGCCGGACTCTGCGCCTCCGTCCTACCCGCCGTCCACCGCCTCGCTGTCCCCGTCACCCTTGCTGCCGCCTGACAGCCCCTACCCCACGCTGGTCACCCCCAACGGCACCAGGCGGGCGCATTTCCCCGacctgcctcctcctccaccttccgCGGGGGGCTTCACCCTCCAGTTGCCCCCCGTCATGCACCCCTCCCACCTGCGCTGCCCCGTGTCGGATGGCGTGGTGGCACACAGGGGCGGCCCGGGCCCCTCCGTCGTGGTGGGACCCGGCGAGAAGACGGGCTACGTGCAGCTACGGGAGAAACCCGGCTCAAAATCCGACGCCACCTGGAGGCGGCACGTGAGCCTGGAGGTGGACCCCTTGCTCATGTTGTCGCCGGGCGACGTCCCGGCGGCACCCGACTGGGGGGGCGCCCTTGCCAAGTCTCTCTCCATGCACAATCTCAATCGACACGGGGGCGAGGGCTGGAGCGGGAGCGGACTCTTCATTTGCGAGCGCACATCGGCGACCCCCGGTGAGCATTTAGACTCTGACAGGAACCCAGCTGTGGAGCAAGATGTGCTGGGTTCAGACTTTCTTGATCAGTCGCCGCATATCCAGCTGGCCTGA
- the kcnq5a gene encoding potassium voltage-gated channel subfamily KQT member 4 isoform X4 has translation MPRGHGGDESGGGGCGVGVVGSGIWLKTSPGRLARDFPPRDVEFGQTTMNHAVRTGVVAGDGLGPPGAADRRKHGARLSLLGKPLAYSAQGGRRNARYRWLQNYLYNVLERPREWAFVYHAFVFILVFGCLVLSVFSTIPAHQEFSSHCLLILEFVMIVVFGLEYIIRIWSAGCCCRYRGWQGRLRFARKPFCIIDIIVLIASVAVVSAGSQGNIFAASALRSLRFLQIVRMVRMDRRGGTWKLLGSVVYAHSKELVTAWYIGFLVLIFSSFLVYLVEKEENKDFATYADALWWGTITLTTIGYGDKTPQTWTGRLLSAGFALLGISFFALPAGILGSGFALKVQEQHRQKHFEKRRNPAASLIQAAWRLYSTDGARPYLHATWYHYQSALPPLRKEQGETAYSQKLSFKERVRLASPRGQSVKSRQASINDRQRCSPGNEAASGCGELIGQSPTKVQKSWSFNDRTRFRPSLRLKSQTRNTASDVDAGMTTEDSQDERGCHCDITAEDLSAPLKAVIRAVRIMSFHVAKKKFKETLRPYDVKDVIEQYSAGHLDMLCRIKSLQTRLDTVVGPAPRPLSRHAKTFSSPSLHLYYNQARRKSSTPGQANLSSRLRNMSSPALHYNYGNRKKSSASGVDQILGKGQIAVDKRMRDKLNPDGDAHDGVSMLGRVCKVERQVSSIESKLDSLLDVYRHVLQRGPSALALSSLPLFELDRHRDSDYQTSILDRDPPSPQGSDSNAHPRGLRLILAPADSDEGPPDSAPPSYPPSTASLSPSPLLPPDSPYPTLVTPNGTRRAHFPDLPPPPPSAGGFTLQLPPVMHPSHLRCPVSDGVVAHRGGPGPSVVVGPGEKTGYVQLREKPGSKSDATWRRHVSLEVDPLLMLSPGDVPAAPDWGGALAKSLSMHNLNRHGGEGWSGSGLFICERTSATPGEHLDSDRNPAVEQDVLGSDFLDQSPHIQLA, from the exons ATGCCGAGGGGTCACGGCGGCGAcgagagcggcggcggcggttgTGGTGTCGGTGTTGTCGGTTCCGGAATCTGGCTCAAGACTTCCCCGGGACGCCTGGCGCGGGACTTCCCCCCGAGGGATGTGGAGTTCGGCCAGACGACGATGAACCACGCGGTTCGGACAGGAGTCGTGGCCGGGGATGGGCTTGGGCCGCCCGGTGCCGCCGACCGGAGGAAGCATGGCGCCCGGCTCAGCCTGCTGGGCAAGCCGCTGGCGTACAGCGCGCAGGGCGGCCGGAGGAACGCGCGCTACCGTTGGCTCCAGAACTACCTGTACAACGTCTTGGAGAGACCCCGAGAGTGGGCGTTCGTCTACCACGCTTTTGT GTTCATCCTGGTGTTTGGATGCTTGGTGCTGTCCGTGTTTTCCACCATTCCTGCTCACCAGGAATTCTCCTCGCACTGTCTTCTCATTCTG GAGTTTGTGATGATCGTCGTGTTTGGTCTGGAGTACATCATCCGAATATGGAGCGCCGGCTGCTGCTGTCGCTACCGAGGCTGGCAAGGACGCCTCCGCTTTGCCCGGAAGCCATTTTGTATCATCG ACATCATCGTGCTGATCGCCTCCGTCGCCGTGGTTTCCGCCGGCAGCCAGGGCAACATCTTCGCCGCCTCGGCCCTGCGCAGCCTCCGCTTCCTCCAGATCGTGCGCATGGTGCGCATGGACCGGCGGGGAGGGACCTGGAAGCTGCTGGGCTCTGTCGTCTACGCGCATAGCAAG GAGCTGGTGACAGCGTGGTACATCGGCTTCCTGGTGCTcatcttctcctccttccttGTCTACCTGGTGgagaaagaggaaaacaaGGACTTTGCCACCTATGCCGATGCTCTTTGGTGGGGCACG ATCACTCTAACCACCATCGGCTACGGTGATAAGACGCCGCAAACTTGGACTGGGAGGTTGTTGTCTGCCGGCTTTGCTCTCCTGGGAATCTCCTTCTTTGCCTTGCCTGCT ggcATTCTGGGTTCAGGTTTTGCCCTAAAAGTGCAGGAGCAACATCGGCAGAAGCACTTTGAAAAGAGACGCAATCCTGCAGCCAGCCTCATCcag gCAGCTTGGCGTCTGTACTCCACTGATGGTGCTCGTCCCTACCTCCACGCCACATGGTATCACTACCAAAGCGCCCTCCCCCCCCTCAG GAAAGAGCAGGGCGAGACCGCATACAG TCAAAAGTTGAGCTTCAAGGAGCGAGTCCGCTTGGCAAGCCCGCGGGGGCAGAGCGTGAAGAGCCGCCAGGCGTCTATTAACGACCGCCAGCGCTGTTCCCCCGGCAACGAGGCTGCGAGCGGCTGTGGTGAGCTAATTGGCCAAAGCCCCACCAAAGTGCAAAAGAGCTGGAGCTTCAATGACCGCACACGGTTCCGACCCTCGCTCAGGCTCAAGAGCCAGACGCGCAACACAGCTTCAGACG TGGACGCTGGCATGACCACGGAAGATTCCCAGGACGAGCGAGGCTGCCACTGCGACATCACGGCCGAGGACTTGTCCGCTCCCCTTAAGGCCGTCATCAGAGCTGTCAG GATCATGAGTTTCCACGTGGCCAAAAAGAAGTTCAAGGAGACGCTGCGTCCGTACGACGTGAAAGACGTGATCGAGCAGTACTCTGCGGGACACCTGGACATGCTGTGTCGCATCAAAAGCCTTCAGACCAG ACTAGATACGGTTGTAGGTCCTGCTCCGAGACCCCTCAGCCGACACGCCAAGACCTTTTCCTCACCGTCCCTGCATTTGTATTACAATCAGGCCCGGAGGAAGTCGTCCACTCCGGG ACAGGCCAACTTGAGTAGTCGACTCAGGAACATGTCCTCCCCCGCCCTGCATTACAATTATGGCAACAGGAAGAAGAGCTCAGCCTCAGG GGTGGATCAAATCCTGGGCAAAGGCCAAATTGCCGTGGATAAGAGGATGAGGGACAAACTGAACCCGGACGGAGATGCCCACGATGGCGTCAGCATGCTGGGCCGTGTATGTAAAGtggagaggcag GTTTCCTCCATCGAGTCCAAATTAGACTCCCTTCTGGACGTGTACCGCCATGTCCTGCAGCGTGGTCCGTCTGCTTTGGCCCTATCCTCGCTGCCGCTTTTCGAGCTGGACCGCCACCGTGACTCCGACTACCAGACCTCCATCCTGGACCGAGACCCGCCTTCCCCGCAGGGAAGCGACAGCAACGCCCACCCGAGGGGTCTTCGGCTCATCCTGGCCCCGGCCGACAGCGATGAGGGTCCGCCGGACTCTGCGCCTCCGTCCTACCCGCCGTCCACCGCCTCGCTGTCCCCGTCACCCTTGCTGCCGCCTGACAGCCCCTACCCCACGCTGGTCACCCCCAACGGCACCAGGCGGGCGCATTTCCCCGacctgcctcctcctccaccttccgCGGGGGGCTTCACCCTCCAGTTGCCCCCCGTCATGCACCCCTCCCACCTGCGCTGCCCCGTGTCGGATGGCGTGGTGGCACACAGGGGCGGCCCGGGCCCCTCCGTCGTGGTGGGACCCGGCGAGAAGACGGGCTACGTGCAGCTACGGGAGAAACCCGGCTCAAAATCCGACGCCACCTGGAGGCGGCACGTGAGCCTGGAGGTGGACCCCTTGCTCATGTTGTCGCCGGGCGACGTCCCGGCGGCACCCGACTGGGGGGGCGCCCTTGCCAAGTCTCTCTCCATGCACAATCTCAATCGACACGGGGGCGAGGGCTGGAGCGGGAGCGGACTCTTCATTTGCGAGCGCACATCGGCGACCCCCGGTGAGCATTTAGACTCTGACAGGAACCCAGCTGTGGAGCAAGATGTGCTGGGTTCAGACTTTCTTGATCAGTCGCCGCATATCCAGCTGGCCTGA
- the kcnq5a gene encoding potassium voltage-gated channel subfamily KQT member 5 isoform X1, whose translation MPRGHGGDESGGGGCGVGVVGSGIWLKTSPGRLARDFPPRDVEFGQTTMNHAVRTGVVAGDGLGPPGAADRRKHGARLSLLGKPLAYSAQGGRRNARYRWLQNYLYNVLERPREWAFVYHAFVFILVFGCLVLSVFSTIPAHQEFSSHCLLILEFVMIVVFGLEYIIRIWSAGCCCRYRGWQGRLRFARKPFCIIDIIVLIASVAVVSAGSQGNIFAASALRSLRFLQIVRMVRMDRRGGTWKLLGSVVYAHSKELVTAWYIGFLVLIFSSFLVYLVEKEENKDFATYADALWWGTITLTTIGYGDKTPQTWTGRLLSAGFALLGISFFALPAGILGSGFALKVQEQHRQKHFEKRRNPAASLIQCVWRSYAADENSVSVATWKPHLKALHTCSPAKKEQGETAYSEGHRKFFRRYTRKYRSQKLSFKERVRLASPRGQSVKSRQASINDRQRCSPGNEAASGCGELIGQSPTKVQKSWSFNDRTRFRPSLRLKSQTRNTASDVDAGMTTEDSQDERGCHCDITAEDLSAPLKAVIRAVRIMSFHVAKKKFKETLRPYDVKDVIEQYSAGHLDMLCRIKSLQTRLDTVVGPAPRPLSRHAKTFSSPSLHLYYNQARRKSSTPGQANLSSRLRNMSSPALHYNYGNRKKSSASGVDQILGKGQIAVDKRMRDKLNPDGDAHDGVSMLGRVCKVERQVSSIESKLDSLLDVYRHVLQRGPSALALSSLPLFELDRHRDSDYQTSILDRDPPSPQGSDSNAHPRGLRLILAPADSDEGPPDSAPPSYPPSTASLSPSPLLPPDSPYPTLVTPNGTRRAHFPDLPPPPPSAGGFTLQLPPVMHPSHLRCPVSDGVVAHRGGPGPSVVVGPGEKTGYVQLREKPGSKSDATWRRHVSLEVDPLLMLSPGDVPAAPDWGGALAKSLSMHNLNRHGGEGWSGSGLFICERTSATPGEHLDSDRNPAVEQDVLGSDFLDQSPHIQLA comes from the exons ATGCCGAGGGGTCACGGCGGCGAcgagagcggcggcggcggttgTGGTGTCGGTGTTGTCGGTTCCGGAATCTGGCTCAAGACTTCCCCGGGACGCCTGGCGCGGGACTTCCCCCCGAGGGATGTGGAGTTCGGCCAGACGACGATGAACCACGCGGTTCGGACAGGAGTCGTGGCCGGGGATGGGCTTGGGCCGCCCGGTGCCGCCGACCGGAGGAAGCATGGCGCCCGGCTCAGCCTGCTGGGCAAGCCGCTGGCGTACAGCGCGCAGGGCGGCCGGAGGAACGCGCGCTACCGTTGGCTCCAGAACTACCTGTACAACGTCTTGGAGAGACCCCGAGAGTGGGCGTTCGTCTACCACGCTTTTGT GTTCATCCTGGTGTTTGGATGCTTGGTGCTGTCCGTGTTTTCCACCATTCCTGCTCACCAGGAATTCTCCTCGCACTGTCTTCTCATTCTG GAGTTTGTGATGATCGTCGTGTTTGGTCTGGAGTACATCATCCGAATATGGAGCGCCGGCTGCTGCTGTCGCTACCGAGGCTGGCAAGGACGCCTCCGCTTTGCCCGGAAGCCATTTTGTATCATCG ACATCATCGTGCTGATCGCCTCCGTCGCCGTGGTTTCCGCCGGCAGCCAGGGCAACATCTTCGCCGCCTCGGCCCTGCGCAGCCTCCGCTTCCTCCAGATCGTGCGCATGGTGCGCATGGACCGGCGGGGAGGGACCTGGAAGCTGCTGGGCTCTGTCGTCTACGCGCATAGCAAG GAGCTGGTGACAGCGTGGTACATCGGCTTCCTGGTGCTcatcttctcctccttccttGTCTACCTGGTGgagaaagaggaaaacaaGGACTTTGCCACCTATGCCGATGCTCTTTGGTGGGGCACG ATCACTCTAACCACCATCGGCTACGGTGATAAGACGCCGCAAACTTGGACTGGGAGGTTGTTGTCTGCCGGCTTTGCTCTCCTGGGAATCTCCTTCTTTGCCTTGCCTGCT ggcATTCTGGGTTCAGGTTTTGCCCTAAAAGTGCAGGAGCAACATCGGCAGAAGCACTTTGAAAAGAGACGCAATCCTGCAGCCAGCCTCATCcag TGTGTCTGGCGTAGTTACGCTGCCGATGAGAACTCGGTTTCCGTTGCAACCTGGAAGCCTCATTTGAAGGCATTGCATACCTGCAGCCCCGCCAA GAAAGAGCAGGGCGAGACCGCATACAG TGAGGGTCACAGGAAATTCTTCCGAAGGTATACTAGGAAATACAGGAG TCAAAAGTTGAGCTTCAAGGAGCGAGTCCGCTTGGCAAGCCCGCGGGGGCAGAGCGTGAAGAGCCGCCAGGCGTCTATTAACGACCGCCAGCGCTGTTCCCCCGGCAACGAGGCTGCGAGCGGCTGTGGTGAGCTAATTGGCCAAAGCCCCACCAAAGTGCAAAAGAGCTGGAGCTTCAATGACCGCACACGGTTCCGACCCTCGCTCAGGCTCAAGAGCCAGACGCGCAACACAGCTTCAGACG TGGACGCTGGCATGACCACGGAAGATTCCCAGGACGAGCGAGGCTGCCACTGCGACATCACGGCCGAGGACTTGTCCGCTCCCCTTAAGGCCGTCATCAGAGCTGTCAG GATCATGAGTTTCCACGTGGCCAAAAAGAAGTTCAAGGAGACGCTGCGTCCGTACGACGTGAAAGACGTGATCGAGCAGTACTCTGCGGGACACCTGGACATGCTGTGTCGCATCAAAAGCCTTCAGACCAG ACTAGATACGGTTGTAGGTCCTGCTCCGAGACCCCTCAGCCGACACGCCAAGACCTTTTCCTCACCGTCCCTGCATTTGTATTACAATCAGGCCCGGAGGAAGTCGTCCACTCCGGG ACAGGCCAACTTGAGTAGTCGACTCAGGAACATGTCCTCCCCCGCCCTGCATTACAATTATGGCAACAGGAAGAAGAGCTCAGCCTCAGG GGTGGATCAAATCCTGGGCAAAGGCCAAATTGCCGTGGATAAGAGGATGAGGGACAAACTGAACCCGGACGGAGATGCCCACGATGGCGTCAGCATGCTGGGCCGTGTATGTAAAGtggagaggcag GTTTCCTCCATCGAGTCCAAATTAGACTCCCTTCTGGACGTGTACCGCCATGTCCTGCAGCGTGGTCCGTCTGCTTTGGCCCTATCCTCGCTGCCGCTTTTCGAGCTGGACCGCCACCGTGACTCCGACTACCAGACCTCCATCCTGGACCGAGACCCGCCTTCCCCGCAGGGAAGCGACAGCAACGCCCACCCGAGGGGTCTTCGGCTCATCCTGGCCCCGGCCGACAGCGATGAGGGTCCGCCGGACTCTGCGCCTCCGTCCTACCCGCCGTCCACCGCCTCGCTGTCCCCGTCACCCTTGCTGCCGCCTGACAGCCCCTACCCCACGCTGGTCACCCCCAACGGCACCAGGCGGGCGCATTTCCCCGacctgcctcctcctccaccttccgCGGGGGGCTTCACCCTCCAGTTGCCCCCCGTCATGCACCCCTCCCACCTGCGCTGCCCCGTGTCGGATGGCGTGGTGGCACACAGGGGCGGCCCGGGCCCCTCCGTCGTGGTGGGACCCGGCGAGAAGACGGGCTACGTGCAGCTACGGGAGAAACCCGGCTCAAAATCCGACGCCACCTGGAGGCGGCACGTGAGCCTGGAGGTGGACCCCTTGCTCATGTTGTCGCCGGGCGACGTCCCGGCGGCACCCGACTGGGGGGGCGCCCTTGCCAAGTCTCTCTCCATGCACAATCTCAATCGACACGGGGGCGAGGGCTGGAGCGGGAGCGGACTCTTCATTTGCGAGCGCACATCGGCGACCCCCGGTGAGCATTTAGACTCTGACAGGAACCCAGCTGTGGAGCAAGATGTGCTGGGTTCAGACTTTCTTGATCAGTCGCCGCATATCCAGCTGGCCTGA